A window of the Vibrio fluvialis genome harbors these coding sequences:
- the purH gene encoding bifunctional phosphoribosylaminoimidazolecarboxamide formyltransferase/IMP cyclohydrolase, whose product MNNARPIRRALISVSDKTGIVEFAKALSERGVDILSTGGTARLLAEQGIAVTEVSDYTGFPEMMDGRVKTLHPKVHGGILGRRGQDDEVMNTHAINPIDMVVVNLYPFAQTVANPNCTLADAVENIDIGGPTMVRSAAKNHKDVTIIVNASDYDRVIAEMDANEKSLTLDTRFDLAIAAFEHTAAYDGMIANYFGTMVPSYGENKEGDEESKFPRTFNQQFIKKQDMRYGENSHQDAAFYVEANPEEASVSTARQIQGKALSYNNIADTDAALECVKEFAEPACVIVKHANPCGVALGGDILEAYNRAYQTDPTSAFGGIIAFNRELDAATATAIVERQFVEVIIAPSVSAEAIDVVAAKKNVRLLECGEWHSKTTGFDVKRVNGGLLVQDRDQGMVTLSDLKVVSQRQPTEEELKDALFCWKVAKYVKSNAIVYAKGDMTIGVGAGQMSRVYSAKIAGIKAADEGLEVAGSVMASDAFFPFRDGIDAAAEAGIKCVIQPGGSMRDDEVIAAADEHGMAMIFTGMRHFRH is encoded by the coding sequence ATGAATAACGCTCGTCCAATTCGCCGTGCACTCATCAGCGTATCAGATAAAACTGGCATTGTTGAGTTTGCAAAAGCGCTCTCTGAGCGCGGTGTCGACATCCTGTCTACTGGTGGTACCGCTCGCCTACTTGCCGAGCAAGGCATTGCAGTAACCGAAGTCTCTGACTACACCGGTTTCCCAGAAATGATGGACGGGCGCGTGAAAACGCTGCACCCGAAAGTTCATGGTGGCATTCTTGGCCGTCGTGGTCAGGACGACGAGGTCATGAACACGCACGCCATTAACCCAATCGACATGGTGGTGGTGAACCTTTACCCATTCGCGCAAACCGTAGCGAACCCGAACTGCACACTGGCTGACGCGGTGGAAAACATCGATATCGGCGGCCCGACCATGGTGCGCTCTGCGGCGAAAAACCACAAAGATGTGACCATCATCGTGAACGCGAGCGATTACGACCGCGTGATCGCCGAAATGGATGCAAACGAAAAATCACTGACGCTGGACACGCGTTTCGACCTCGCCATTGCTGCGTTTGAACACACCGCGGCTTACGACGGCATGATTGCCAACTACTTCGGCACCATGGTCCCGAGCTACGGCGAGAACAAAGAAGGCGATGAGGAATCAAAGTTCCCACGCACCTTCAACCAACAGTTCATCAAGAAACAAGACATGCGTTACGGCGAAAACAGCCACCAAGACGCGGCTTTCTACGTGGAAGCAAACCCAGAAGAAGCGTCGGTATCTACCGCACGTCAGATTCAGGGTAAAGCCCTCTCATACAACAACATCGCCGATACCGATGCCGCGCTGGAATGCGTCAAAGAGTTCGCAGAGCCAGCGTGTGTGATCGTCAAACACGCCAACCCATGTGGTGTGGCCTTGGGCGGCGACATTCTGGAAGCGTACAACCGCGCCTACCAAACCGACCCAACCTCCGCATTCGGCGGCATTATTGCGTTTAACCGCGAACTGGATGCAGCAACGGCCACGGCCATTGTGGAACGCCAGTTTGTTGAAGTGATCATCGCACCAAGCGTCTCAGCAGAAGCGATTGACGTAGTGGCAGCGAAGAAAAACGTACGTCTGCTCGAATGTGGCGAATGGCACAGCAAGACCACTGGTTTTGATGTGAAACGCGTCAACGGTGGCCTGCTGGTTCAAGACCGCGATCAAGGCATGGTGACACTGAGCGACCTGAAAGTGGTTTCTCAACGTCAACCGACCGAAGAAGAACTGAAAGATGCGCTGTTCTGCTGGAAAGTCGCGAAATACGTCAAATCAAACGCGATTGTGTACGCCAAAGGCGACATGACCATCGGTGTTGGCGCAGGCCAAATGAGCCGCGTCTATTCCGCGAAAATTGCTGGTATTAAAGCTGCCGACGAAGGTCTGGAAGTGGCTGGCAGCGTGATGGCATCCGATGCGTTCTTCCCATTCCGTGATGGTATCGATGCCGCCGCAGAAGCGGGCATTAAATGCGTGATTCAACCAGGCGGTTCAATGCGTGACGATGAAGTGATCGCCGCTGCCGACGAACACGGCATGGCGATGATCTTCACTGGCATGCGTCATTTCCGTCACTAA
- the purD gene encoding phosphoribosylamine--glycine ligase encodes MRVLIIGSGGREHALGWKVAQNPAIETVFIAPGNAGTALEAKLQNVDIAVEDVSGLVAFAQNNAIELTIVGPEAPLVIGVVDAFRAAGLPIFGPTQAAAQLEGSKAFTKDFLARHNIPTAAYANFTEIEPALAYVREQGAPIVVKADGLAAGKGVIVAMTLEEAEEAIKDMLAGNAFGDAGSRVVVEEFLDGEEASFIVMVDGENVLPMATSQDHKRVGDQDTGPNTGGMGAYSPAPVVTQAIHDRVMQEVIYPTVRGMAAEGNPYTGFLYAGLMIDNTGAPKVIEYNCRFGDPETQPIMMRMQSDLVELCLAAIDGKLDQVESKWDPRASIGIVLAAGGYPGDYAKGDVISGLPTTEVEGQKVFHAGTTDKDGHVVTNGGRVLCATALGNTVSEAQQRAYELAKQISWNGMFHRNDIGYRAIAREQESQ; translated from the coding sequence ATGCGAGTTTTAATTATTGGTTCTGGCGGTCGCGAGCATGCGCTAGGCTGGAAAGTCGCGCAAAACCCTGCCATTGAAACGGTATTTATCGCTCCGGGGAACGCGGGCACCGCGCTGGAAGCAAAGCTGCAAAACGTTGATATCGCAGTTGAAGATGTCTCAGGCCTGGTTGCCTTTGCACAGAACAACGCAATTGAGCTGACGATCGTTGGCCCTGAAGCGCCGCTGGTCATTGGCGTGGTGGATGCATTCCGCGCCGCTGGCCTGCCAATCTTTGGCCCGACTCAAGCCGCTGCGCAGCTGGAAGGCTCTAAGGCGTTCACCAAAGATTTTCTGGCGCGTCACAACATTCCAACCGCCGCTTATGCCAACTTCACGGAAATTGAGCCTGCACTCGCTTATGTGCGTGAACAAGGTGCTCCGATCGTCGTCAAAGCCGACGGCCTCGCCGCGGGCAAAGGTGTGATTGTCGCCATGACGCTGGAAGAAGCGGAAGAGGCCATCAAAGACATGTTGGCGGGCAACGCGTTTGGTGATGCAGGCAGCCGTGTTGTGGTTGAAGAGTTCCTCGATGGCGAAGAAGCCAGCTTCATCGTGATGGTCGATGGCGAAAACGTTCTGCCAATGGCCACCAGTCAAGACCACAAACGTGTCGGCGACCAAGACACCGGCCCGAACACGGGCGGCATGGGCGCTTACTCACCAGCGCCAGTGGTGACGCAAGCTATCCACGACCGCGTGATGCAGGAAGTGATTTACCCAACCGTGCGAGGCATGGCGGCCGAAGGCAACCCATACACCGGATTCCTGTACGCAGGCCTGATGATCGACAACACCGGCGCGCCAAAAGTGATTGAATACAACTGCCGCTTTGGTGACCCAGAAACCCAGCCGATCATGATGCGCATGCAGTCTGACCTGGTTGAACTGTGTCTGGCGGCGATTGACGGCAAACTGGACCAAGTGGAATCGAAATGGGATCCACGTGCGTCCATCGGTATCGTACTGGCCGCGGGCGGCTACCCGGGTGATTATGCTAAAGGCGACGTCATTTCCGGCCTGCCAACTACTGAAGTGGAAGGTCAGAAAGTGTTCCACGCCGGCACCACCGACAAAGATGGCCACGTCGTCACTAACGGAGGCCGCGTGCTGTGTGCGACCGCACTCGGCAATACCGTTTCAGAAGCGCAGCAACGTGCGTACGAACTGGCGAAACAGATCAGTTGGAATGGCATGTTCCACCGCAACGACATCGGTTACCGCGCGATCGCTCGCGAGCAGGAAAGCCAATAA
- a CDS encoding DUF1481 domain-containing protein, whose amino-acid sequence MKKLLFPIFAFGLLAGCSSSLPTANLEQINDYTGGQSMGDATSFYWYTERQNQPSSAADYVSSERFGWYQSSYRWDEGQVREVVREGVQPKNQTLVPYRVQLRFNKDGEAVYQQYRVDGKVLPLNQDQLAHYQQQAKALAEMTKSQDSQGLELIQGVWDGEVFETCTGREYRRIEFNQTLPNFVVNRLSSLDSYVAFLGKIRNDKVYVEELLMLADDNHDCIRRPNLISE is encoded by the coding sequence ATGAAAAAACTTCTGTTTCCTATTTTTGCGTTTGGCCTGCTGGCCGGATGCTCATCTTCTCTCCCGACGGCTAATCTCGAGCAAATTAATGACTACACGGGTGGTCAGAGTATGGGAGACGCCACCAGTTTCTATTGGTACACCGAACGTCAGAATCAACCCAGCAGCGCAGCCGACTATGTTTCGTCTGAACGCTTTGGTTGGTATCAATCCAGCTATCGCTGGGACGAAGGTCAGGTGCGAGAAGTGGTGCGCGAAGGCGTTCAGCCCAAGAACCAAACTTTAGTCCCTTATCGTGTACAGCTGCGTTTCAATAAAGATGGTGAGGCGGTGTATCAGCAATACCGTGTCGACGGTAAAGTGCTGCCACTTAATCAGGATCAGTTGGCGCACTATCAGCAGCAGGCGAAAGCTCTGGCAGAGATGACCAAATCTCAGGATTCACAAGGTCTGGAATTGATTCAGGGCGTATGGGATGGTGAGGTTTTTGAAACCTGTACCGGGCGAGAATATCGCCGGATTGAATTTAATCAGACCTTACCGAATTTTGTGGTCAACCGACTTTCATCGCTCGACAGCTATGTCGCATTTCTGGGCAAAATCCGCAACGACAAAGTGTATGTCGAAGAGCTGCTGATGCTGGCGGATGATAACCACGACTGCATTCGTCGTCCGAATCTGATCAGCGAATAA
- the hupA gene encoding nucleoid-associated protein HU-alpha produces MNKTQLIDFIAEKADLSKAQAKAALEATLGAVEGALKEGDQVQLIGFGTFKVNHRAARTGRNPKTGEEIKIAAANVPAFVAGKALKDSVK; encoded by the coding sequence ATGAACAAGACCCAATTAATCGACTTTATCGCAGAGAAAGCAGATCTATCTAAAGCTCAGGCTAAAGCTGCTCTTGAAGCTACTCTTGGCGCGGTTGAAGGCGCACTGAAAGAGGGTGACCAAGTTCAACTAATTGGTTTTGGTACATTCAAAGTAAACCACCGTGCAGCACGCACTGGTCGTAACCCAAAAACTGGCGAAGAGATCAAAATTGCAGCAGCTAACGTACCTGCATTCGTCGCTGGTAAAGCACTGAAAGATTCAGTGAAGTAA
- a CDS encoding CNNM domain-containing protein, translating to MFLLTIYVTVAIGVSFICSVLEAVLLSLTPSYLAQLRQQSHPSAEKLAQLKGDIDRPLASILTLNTIAHTIGAASAGAQAAVVFGSQWLGVFSAVLTLGILVLSEIVPKTIGATYWRQLAPASAVILGWMVWCLTPFVWFSQQITKRLARNIEVPRLRDELSAMALLANESGELAEGESKILNNLLAISDVPVTQVMTPRTVLFRVNAELSINEFLLEHRDTPFSRPLVYSEDSDNIIGFVHRLELFKLQQSGLGEQQLGAVMRPIHVLLNTQTLPKAFAQMMKNRLQLSLVVDEYGTVQGLLTLEDVFEHLLGEEIIDEADKTTDMQKLATERWENWKKQHGVIESRDEDDPQENRK from the coding sequence ATGTTTTTGCTTACGATATACGTCACTGTGGCGATTGGCGTATCGTTTATTTGTTCTGTACTCGAAGCCGTTTTACTCAGCCTGACGCCCAGCTATCTCGCCCAGCTCCGCCAGCAGTCACACCCGTCGGCCGAGAAACTGGCCCAACTGAAAGGCGACATCGACCGCCCACTGGCCTCGATTCTGACCTTAAACACCATTGCTCACACCATTGGTGCCGCAAGTGCCGGTGCGCAAGCCGCCGTTGTCTTTGGCAGCCAGTGGCTGGGGGTTTTCTCTGCCGTGCTGACGCTCGGTATTCTGGTGTTGTCTGAAATCGTGCCGAAAACTATTGGTGCAACCTATTGGCGCCAGCTCGCACCAGCCAGCGCCGTGATCCTTGGCTGGATGGTGTGGTGTCTGACGCCGTTTGTGTGGTTCTCGCAGCAAATCACCAAACGTCTGGCACGCAACATTGAAGTGCCGCGTCTGCGTGACGAACTGTCTGCCATGGCGCTGCTGGCCAACGAAAGTGGTGAACTGGCCGAAGGCGAATCGAAGATACTCAACAACCTGCTGGCCATCAGCGACGTGCCCGTCACTCAGGTCATGACGCCGCGTACCGTGCTGTTTCGTGTTAATGCAGAACTGAGCATCAACGAGTTCCTGCTTGAACACCGCGATACGCCGTTTTCCCGCCCGTTAGTCTATAGTGAGGACAGCGATAACATCATCGGCTTTGTGCATCGCTTAGAGCTGTTCAAGCTGCAACAAAGCGGCTTGGGCGAGCAACAACTTGGCGCTGTGATGCGACCGATCCATGTGTTACTTAATACTCAAACCCTACCCAAAGCCTTTGCTCAGATGATGAAAAACCGTCTGCAGCTTTCCTTAGTGGTGGATGAATATGGCACCGTACAAGGTCTGCTGACGCTGGAAGATGTGTTTGAACACTTGCTCGGTGAGGAAATTATCGATGAAGCCGATAAGACCACCGACATGCAGAAACTGGCGACAGAACGCTGGGAAAATTGGAAAAAGCAACACGGTGTGATTGAAAGCCGTGACGAAGATGACCCGCAAGAGAACCGTAAATAA
- a CDS encoding mechanosensitive ion channel family protein, producing the protein MLQSLETWLSQFGIEMSQFIKISEALGLIVLIAVVVHLVLHRGVVAWLKRRATKSEAVWRHALFAGKLFSRIALVIQGILIAVQTSMWLSPESAIRDWILTLVALWIVLFALLAMFSLLDVADTLLSRTPLGRNMPVRGIVQSLKIVFFVIAALLATSILVGKSPLILLSGVGALTAVIMLVFKDPILGLVAGIQLSANKMLSVGDWLEMPKYGADGDVIDISLTTVKVQNWDKTITTIPTYALISDSFKNWKGMQDSGGRRIKRSVLIDATSVHFLSQQDIGHLTRAKLLEPYIKTKLEEITQYNHRQQFDEECLINGRRLTNLGSFRAYLERYLRAHPEIHQRMTLMVRQLAPTHEGIALELYCFTNTTAWVEYERIQSDIFDHLYAVLPDFGLRVAQAPTGHDFRQLHAN; encoded by the coding sequence ATGTTGCAGTCTCTGGAGACTTGGCTGAGTCAGTTTGGTATTGAGATGTCTCAGTTTATTAAGATTTCAGAAGCGTTAGGCTTAATTGTTCTGATTGCGGTAGTGGTGCATCTCGTATTGCATCGTGGAGTGGTCGCGTGGTTGAAACGACGCGCAACCAAATCTGAGGCGGTGTGGCGTCATGCGCTGTTTGCCGGCAAGTTGTTCAGCCGGATTGCTTTGGTTATTCAGGGCATTTTGATTGCGGTTCAGACCAGCATGTGGCTGTCGCCGGAGAGCGCAATCCGTGATTGGATTCTGACGTTGGTGGCGCTGTGGATCGTGCTGTTTGCCTTGCTGGCGATGTTCTCGCTACTTGACGTGGCGGATACGCTGCTGTCACGCACGCCGCTTGGCCGCAACATGCCCGTGCGCGGCATTGTGCAGAGTCTGAAGATCGTTTTCTTTGTGATTGCGGCGCTGCTGGCCACATCGATTCTGGTGGGCAAATCGCCGCTCATTCTGTTGAGTGGGGTCGGTGCTCTTACCGCGGTCATCATGTTGGTGTTCAAAGACCCGATCCTCGGGCTGGTGGCTGGAATTCAACTCTCGGCCAATAAGATGCTCAGCGTCGGCGATTGGCTGGAAATGCCGAAGTATGGTGCCGACGGTGACGTGATTGATATCAGCCTGACCACTGTGAAAGTGCAGAACTGGGACAAAACCATCACTACTATTCCCACTTATGCACTGATTTCCGATTCGTTTAAAAACTGGAAAGGGATGCAGGATTCGGGCGGGCGCCGCATCAAACGCAGCGTGCTGATTGACGCGACCAGCGTACATTTTCTGTCTCAGCAGGATATTGGCCATTTAACCCGGGCCAAGTTGCTGGAACCTTACATCAAAACCAAACTGGAAGAGATCACGCAGTACAATCATCGCCAGCAGTTTGATGAAGAGTGCCTGATCAACGGCCGCCGGCTGACCAATCTGGGCAGTTTCCGAGCCTATCTGGAGCGTTACCTGCGTGCGCATCCGGAAATCCATCAGCGTATGACGTTGATGGTGCGCCAACTGGCACCGACTCATGAAGGCATCGCGTTGGAGTTGTACTGCTTTACCAATACCACCGCGTGGGTCGAGTACGAGCGTATTCAGTCCGATATCTTTGACCACTTGTATGCCGTGTTGCCAGATTTTGGCCTGCGGGTTGCTCAGGCGCCGACAGGGCACGACTTCCGACAATTGCACGCGAACTAG
- a CDS encoding YjaG family protein, with protein MLQTSNGLQNPLQLRLEKFEPWQQITFMACLCERMYPNYAMFCEHTQFAEPRRYREILDSIWELMTVKNAKINFERQLEKLEELIPTSDEFDLYAVYPAIDACEALATALHGLLDRDDLYESMQKVSQISVQTVAQLEEAQTGEAITNDNQKENEAVCEEWDVQWAIYRPLREASERDIDLIKDLRQELRDDCISNIGVSL; from the coding sequence ATGTTACAGACATCAAATGGGTTACAGAACCCTTTGCAACTTCGCCTTGAGAAGTTTGAACCTTGGCAACAGATTACCTTTATGGCGTGTCTATGTGAACGCATGTATCCGAATTACGCCATGTTCTGTGAACATACCCAATTCGCTGAGCCACGTCGTTACCGTGAAATTCTCGACAGTATTTGGGAATTGATGACGGTGAAAAACGCCAAGATTAACTTTGAGCGTCAATTGGAAAAACTGGAAGAGCTGATCCCGACCTCAGACGAGTTTGATCTGTATGCGGTTTATCCTGCGATTGATGCGTGTGAAGCGCTCGCAACGGCGCTGCATGGCCTGCTGGATCGCGATGATTTGTACGAATCGATGCAGAAAGTCAGCCAGATTTCGGTGCAAACCGTCGCGCAACTGGAAGAAGCGCAAACCGGTGAAGCCATCACCAACGACAATCAGAAAGAGAACGAAGCCGTGTGCGAAGAGTGGGATGTGCAATGGGCCATCTACCGACCACTGCGTGAAGCGAGTGAGCGCGATATTGATCTGATCAAAGATCTGCGTCAGGAGCTGCGCGACGACTGCATCAGCAATATCGGCGTGTCATTGTAA
- a CDS encoding D-2-hydroxyacid dehydrogenase, producing the protein MNNFTHQLYILTEHNDLYRDAIEALQLPDLVITEDRSQADLLLAAPPMAARCLEEFPRLEWLQSAYAGVDALIAPALRQDYELTNVKGIFGQQIAEYVLGYTIGHYRHFARYQQQQQHAQWQPHLYQSLTGQVMTILGTGSIGAHLADVAAAFGLTVMGVNSSGIPPKQGAFSQTYHINELPAALAQANIVVNTLPNTPSTLGLLGKETLSHCQQALLFNVGRGKTLVEDELIPLIELGHIQHAFLDVFIAEPLAESHPFWTHAAITVTPHIAALSFPHQVVEIFAENYALWRDGFQLNNRIDFAKGY; encoded by the coding sequence ATGAACAATTTCACTCATCAGCTGTACATTTTAACGGAGCACAATGACCTCTATCGCGACGCCATTGAAGCGCTGCAGCTGCCCGATCTGGTGATTACCGAAGATCGCAGTCAGGCAGACTTGTTACTGGCCGCACCGCCGATGGCTGCTCGCTGCCTGGAGGAATTTCCGCGTTTAGAGTGGTTGCAATCGGCTTACGCTGGCGTCGATGCGCTTATCGCCCCGGCACTGCGCCAGGATTACGAGCTCACTAACGTGAAAGGCATCTTCGGCCAACAAATCGCGGAATACGTGCTCGGTTACACCATCGGTCACTATCGCCATTTCGCGCGTTATCAGCAGCAACAGCAGCATGCGCAGTGGCAGCCTCACTTATATCAATCGCTGACTGGCCAGGTGATGACCATTCTCGGCACGGGCTCAATCGGTGCCCATCTGGCTGATGTGGCTGCCGCATTTGGCCTAACGGTGATGGGCGTCAACAGCTCCGGCATTCCGCCCAAGCAAGGCGCCTTCAGTCAGACGTATCACATTAATGAATTACCTGCCGCACTCGCTCAGGCGAATATCGTAGTCAACACATTGCCCAATACGCCAAGTACGCTTGGATTGTTGGGCAAAGAGACCTTGAGCCATTGCCAGCAGGCGCTGCTGTTCAACGTCGGTCGGGGCAAAACCTTAGTCGAAGATGAGCTGATTCCACTGATTGAACTTGGTCATATTCAGCACGCGTTTTTAGACGTGTTTATCGCTGAACCGCTCGCCGAATCACATCCATTCTGGACACATGCGGCGATCACCGTCACGCCGCACATTGCTGCGCTGAGCTTTCCGCATCAGGTGGTGGAAATCTTTGCCGAGAATTACGCGTTGTGGCGCGATGGCTTCCAGCTCAATAACCGCATTGATTTTGCCAAGGGGTACTGA
- a CDS encoding uracil-DNA glycosylase family protein, which produces MLCDLLREVRQCRVCEPALPLGANPVIQAHEEARILIIGQAPGIRVHESSIPWNDPSGDRLRQWLNVDKETFYDPKQIAIMPMGLCYPGKGKSGDLPPRKECAPLWHQKVLAQLPNIEITLLIGQYAQNYYLKDKPSTLTDTVRQWQRWAPHYIPLPHPSPRNTLWLKKNPWFEDEVVTYIRQHFHTQLTAN; this is translated from the coding sequence ATGCTCTGTGATCTGCTGCGAGAAGTTCGTCAATGCCGGGTATGTGAGCCCGCACTGCCACTGGGTGCCAATCCGGTGATTCAGGCGCATGAAGAAGCGCGGATTTTGATCATCGGTCAGGCACCCGGTATTCGCGTACATGAAAGCTCGATACCGTGGAACGACCCGAGTGGCGATCGCCTGCGCCAATGGCTGAACGTGGACAAAGAGACGTTTTACGATCCAAAGCAGATTGCCATCATGCCGATGGGGCTGTGTTATCCGGGCAAAGGTAAGAGCGGCGATCTGCCACCGCGTAAAGAGTGCGCGCCGCTATGGCATCAGAAAGTGCTGGCGCAACTGCCCAACATCGAAATAACGCTGCTGATTGGTCAGTATGCGCAAAATTACTACCTGAAAGATAAACCATCCACCCTGACTGACACCGTCCGTCAATGGCAACGCTGGGCGCCACACTACATTCCTCTGCCGCACCCTTCACCACGCAATACCTTATGGTTAAAGAAAAATCCGTGGTTTGAAGACGAAGTGGTGACGTATATCCGCCAACATTTCCATACTCAGCTCACCGCTAACTAG
- a CDS encoding MBL fold metallo-hydrolase RNA specificity domain-containing protein — MQLIHHGGKQTVTGSCHELVVDDLAILVDCGLFQGKDALDIEPDFPIEHIQALILTHAHIDHIGRLPWLIAAGFTGPIYCTPATAELLPLMLDDGMKLQSGFSRAQREVVLDKIDHLIEPIEYEQRFRIESDSGVMLQCQFVPAGHILGSAYLEIQLPNQKVIVFSGDLGPSNTPLLPDPVPPMHADYLVIETTYGDTHHDGVEERANKLREIIDRSLADGGTILIPAFSIGRTQELLFDIEQLVYEHQINADLPIILDSPMAQKVTESYRRFKQLWGEEAKERLEMHRHPLAFDQCVLVQDYRSHEALVNRLASTGEASIVVAASGMCEGGRIVDYLKALLPDPRTDVIFAGFQAEGTLGRAIKQGDKVVMIEGEEVEVNAQIHVMSGYSAHADQDDLLAFIEGIDEKPKEVHLIHGEHEAKQAFAQLLRDKGYNVIE, encoded by the coding sequence ATGCAACTCATACATCATGGTGGCAAACAGACGGTGACTGGTTCTTGTCATGAACTGGTTGTTGATGATCTGGCGATTCTTGTCGATTGTGGTCTGTTTCAGGGCAAAGATGCGCTGGATATCGAACCGGATTTTCCGATCGAACACATCCAGGCGCTGATTCTGACACATGCGCACATCGACCATATCGGTCGGTTGCCGTGGTTGATTGCGGCGGGTTTTACCGGACCAATCTATTGCACGCCGGCGACAGCAGAATTGCTTCCTCTGATGCTGGATGATGGTATGAAGTTACAATCCGGATTCTCGCGTGCGCAGCGGGAGGTAGTGCTGGATAAGATTGACCATCTGATTGAACCGATTGAATACGAGCAGCGTTTTCGCATTGAGTCCGATTCCGGGGTTATGTTGCAGTGCCAGTTTGTGCCTGCCGGGCATATTCTGGGCTCCGCCTATCTTGAAATTCAACTCCCGAATCAGAAAGTGATTGTGTTCTCTGGTGATTTAGGTCCGAGCAACACGCCGTTACTGCCCGATCCGGTGCCGCCAATGCATGCAGATTATCTGGTCATTGAGACGACGTACGGCGATACCCATCACGATGGCGTTGAAGAGCGCGCCAACAAACTGCGTGAAATCATCGATCGTTCATTGGCCGATGGTGGCACGATTCTCATCCCCGCCTTTAGTATTGGCCGCACGCAAGAGCTGTTGTTCGATATTGAGCAATTGGTGTATGAGCATCAGATCAACGCTGATTTACCTATCATTCTCGATTCGCCAATGGCACAAAAAGTCACCGAGTCTTATCGTCGATTCAAACAGCTCTGGGGTGAAGAAGCCAAAGAACGTTTAGAAATGCATCGCCATCCGCTGGCGTTCGATCAGTGTGTTCTGGTTCAGGACTATCGCTCGCATGAAGCCTTGGTGAACCGACTGGCCTCGACCGGAGAGGCATCAATAGTGGTGGCCGCATCCGGCATGTGTGAAGGCGGGCGAATTGTTGATTATCTTAAAGCGTTACTTCCTGATCCTCGAACCGACGTTATTTTCGCTGGCTTTCAGGCTGAAGGGACTCTGGGGCGCGCCATTAAGCAGGGCGACAAAGTGGTGATGATTGAAGGGGAAGAGGTTGAAGTGAATGCTCAGATTCATGTCATGTCGGGTTATTCCGCACATGCAGACCAGGATGATCTGCTGGCATTTATTGAAGGCATCGATGAGAAGCCGAAAGAAGTGCATCTAATCCATGGTGAACACGAGGCCAAGCAAGCGTTCGCTCAACTGCTGCGTGACAAAGGCTACAACGTCATCGAATAA